The DNA segment TCCCGCGTGTAGTCGTGGACGGCCTGCGTGAGCTGGCCGCGGGTGAAGCCGGCCCAAGCCTGCGGGGGAGTCTGCCGGTGCGGGTCGGCCCAGGTGTCGGAGTAATGAAAATCGAGGAGGAACTGATAACCCAGGGCCTTGGCCTGGCGTGCGAGGGCGATCGTGTAGGGCAGGTCGTTGGGGAGCCGGGTCGGGGTGTGAAACAGCCGCAGCCGGATCCAGCTGTAGCCGTGGTCACGGAAGAGCTGCAGCCCCGGTTTTACCACGCCCTCGTCCTTGAACTGCACGCCGCGGGCTTCCGCGGCGGCGAGAAAGGAGAGGTCGGCGCCGACAGCGTAGGCGAGCGGCGCGCGTGGGGTGGCGGCGGTGGCCGGCGTCGACGTTGTGGGGGCGGGGCTCGTGCAGGCGCCGACGAGCAGCGCGAGCGTCGCGGCCAAACCCGCGGGCAACGAGCGGCGCCAGGCAGGGGGAAGAGCGTGCATGGGGCGGAAAGACGCGGCGCCAGCTGAACCGTGACACCGCGGGAACGCGAGCCTGCGGCCAGAGGAAAGCCGCCGGTGCGTCCGTCAGCACCGTCGCATTGCCGCGGCGCACCGAAACGCTTCGCTGAACGTCTCGCGTTCGTTTCCCTTCCTCCCTCGTGGCCACCCGTTCTCCCATCTCCCGTCTGTGCGCCCTCTCGTTGGTGGCGCTTGCTGTGATCCTCTCCTCCTGTGCCGGCCCGACCGACGTGCGGGCGCCCTTGCCGCCGGCGACGCAGTCGCTCGCGGGCGAGTGGCGGTTTGCCCTCGACCGCGCGGATGCGGGCGTGGCGGAGCGCTGGTTCGAGCGCGCGCTCGACGGCCGGATCAAGCTGCCGGGGATCCTGCAGGCGCAGGGATTCGGCGATGAGATTCGGACCGACACGCCCTGGGTGCTGATGCTGGGCGATGCCTGGTGGAAGCTGCAGCCGGAGCGCCTGCGGGCGAAGTTCTCGCAGCCCGGCCACGTCGAAGTGCCGTTCCTCTCGCAACCCCCGCGGCACTATCTCGGCGCCGCCTGGTACCAGCGCGACGTCGAGGTGCCGGCGGCGGCGGCCGGCCGGCGGTTCGTGCTCTTCCTCGAGCGTCCGCACTGGGAAACGACGGTATGGGTCGATGACCGCGCGTATCCCGCGCAAAACAGCCTCGTTGCCCCGCATGTGACCGACCTCGGGCGGCTCGCGCCCGGGAAGCACCGGCTGACCGTGCGGATCGACAATCGGCAGATCGTGCGCGACCCGAGATTCGACGGCCATGGGCCGGACAGCCACAGCGTGTCGGACGCGCTGGGCGCCACGTGGAACGGCGTGGTTGGACGCATCGAGCTGCAGTCGACGCCGCTGGTGTGGCTCGAGGACGTGCAGGTTTTCCCTAATGTGCGCCGCCGGTCGGCGCTGGTGCGCGTGCGCGTGGGCAACGCGACCGGTGAACCCGGCGCAGGCACGGTCACGGCAGGCGAGGGGACAGTCCCCGTGCAATGGGATCGCACCGGCGGTGCCGCCGACATCGAGGTGGCGCTCGGGGCCGACGCGTCCCTCTGGGACGAGTTTCATCCCGCGCTGCATGACGTGCGCGTGGTGCTGCGCACGCCGGCGGGCGAAGAGGAGCGCACGGTGCGGTTCGGGCTGCGCGAGGTGGCGTGGCGCGACAAGGAACTGCTCGTCAACGGCCGGTCGGTGAACCTGCGGACGACGCATTTCGGCGGCGACTTCCCGCTCACGGGTTATCCCGCGACGGACGTCGAGACCTGGCGCCGGATGTTCCGCGTGTGTCAGGACTTCGGGCTCAATGGCATGCGGTTCCATTCCTGGTGTCCGCCGGAGGCGGCGTTCACGGCGGCGGACGAGCTGGGCTTCTACCTGCAGGCCGAGTGCGGGCTGTGGGCGCCGTTCAACCCCGGCAGCCCGTACACGCGGTACCTCGAGGAGGAGACGCCGCGGCTGCTGCAGGCGTACGGCAATCACGCCTCGTTCGTGTTGTTTTCGCCGAGCAACGAGCCGGCGGGGAAATACGTGGAGATCACACCGGCCTGGGCGGCGCGCTGGTACGAGAAGGATCCGCGCCGGCTGTATTCGGCGGGCACGGGCTGGGGGCGGCGGCCGCAGGTGACGGACGGGCCGCAGTTCGCCGCGCTGGTGGAGTTCGCGCGGCAGGACCTGCGCAATTGGAGCGGCTGGTTCGGGCGCGACTATCGCGCCGCGCTGAGCGACGTGCACATCCCGGTGCTCGCGCACGAGATCGGCCAGTGGTGTGCGTATCCGGATTTCTCGGTCATCGATGCGTTCACCGGCTACCTGCAGCCGGGCAATTTCCGGATCTTCCGGCATCTTGCGGAGCAGACCGGCGTGGCCGGGTTCAACCACGACTTCGTGCAGGCGTCGGGCGCGTTCCAGCTCGCGTGCTACAAGGAGGAGATCGAGGCCAACCTGCGCACGCCCGGACTGGCGGGTTACCAGCTCCTCGACCTGCGCGACTACCTCGGGCAGGGCACCGCGCTCATCGGCGTGGTTGACGCGTTCTGGCGGCCCAAGCCGTACGTCACCGCAGAGACGTTCCGTCGCTTCAACGCGACGACGGTGCCGCTCGCGCGCCTGGCGGAGCGGACCTTTACGACCGCCGAAACCCTGACGGCGGACGTGGAGCTGTATCATTTCGGCGCGCAGCCCCTCGCGGAGGCGCGGCCGTACTGGAAGGTGGTCCGCGCGGACGAGCCAGCTGCGGTGGTGGCGCAGGGCGAGTTTGCGACGCGCGACGTGCCGATCGGAAAGAACCTGCCGCTTGGCCGCGTGAGCGTGCCGCTGGCGTCGCTGCGCGCTCCGGCGGCGTACCGCCTCGTGGTGGGCCTTGCCGGCACGACCGTGGAGAACGACTGGAACGTGTGGGTGTACCCGGCGCACATCGAGCCGACGACACCGGCGGAGGTGCTGATGACTTCGAAATGGGCCGAGGCGGAGGAGCGGTTGGCTGCCGGAGGCAAGGTGCTCTTCATTCCGACGGCGGCGGACCTGCCGCGCGGCCGGAGTCCGGAAATGAGCCGCACGCCGGTGTTCTGGAACATCCAGATGACGGTGCGGCCGCCGCGGAATCCGAAGCCGCAGTTCGATGCGATGCTGGGGCTGCTGTGCCAGCCGGGGCATCCGGCGCTGGCAGGATTCCCGACGGGGATCGGCTGTGACTGGCAATGGACGCCGCTGATTGATGGCGTGCGTTCGGTGAACCTGACCGAGGCGCCGCGGGCATTGCGGCCAATTGTGGCGACGATCGACGACTGGAACCGCAACTGGCGGCTCGGCGTGATCTTCGAGGCCCAAGTTGGCGGCGGCCGGCTGCTGGTCTGCACGATCGACGTCGGCGCGGCGGACGCGCCGGTCGGGGCGCGGCAACTGCGCCGATCGCTGCTCGACTACATGGCGGGCGACGCATTTCGGCCGGCGGCTAGCCTGACACTCGAGGACGTGCGCGCGCTCTGGCGACCCGCGCCCGAAGCCGGCGAGGTCGACCAGCGCGAGTTCGATCCGGACCTGAACGACGGCCGCCGGCGTGCGGTGCCGGGCGCCTGAGCGGCTGAGGCCACCGGGCAGAGAGCCGGCTCAGGAAGCCACTTACCGGCCGGCGGCGAGACGCGGCGGCTACCATGAATGGGTAGAAACGACTAGGGCGAAGGGCTCGACGGCGTCGCGAAAACGCTGTCATGTCGTGGCTACCAGCTTCTCCCCATCATGGCGTGCTTCCGTTTTCCGGTCCTGGTTTGTGCGTTGCTCCTGCCCGGCGTCGACGGCGCCGCGGAGATCGACGGCGCGTGGCGCGCGGAATTCGACAGCGCGGTGGGGATTCAAAAGTACGTGTTCGAGTTGAAGGCGGACGGGCAGAAGCTGTTGGGGCGCGCGCTGGGGGAGCGCTCGACCGACAAGTCGGAGACGCCGATCACCGATGGCCGCCTGACAAAGAACGAAGTCTATTTCGTGGAGCGGCTGAACTACCAGGGTGTGAGCCTGCGCGTGGATTACCGTGGCACGGTGAAAGGGGACGAACTGGTTCTGACACGCATCGTCGGCGGAGTTTTCACTGAGCAATTGGTGGCGAAGCGGCTCAAAACCAAGGGCTGAAAGCTGAAGCCCGAAGGCAAATGGAGAATTTAGAATGCAGAATGTAGAATTCTGCGCGGTGGAGGCGTGAGGAGCGGAGGAAGTTCGAGAGATCTGGGGGGCACCGCCCATGGGGTTCTCCGTCCACGCTCACTCTCACTTTCACTCCCAACTTTCACTCGGATTTTTCGCGTTCGGTTTCGGGGCGTGTGGTGACCTAGAGTCGGAACATGACCGGATCAGATGCAGAACTGCTGCAGCGTTACGTGTCCGCAGGGGCCGAGGAAGCCTTTGCCGAGTTGGTGCGTCGTCATATCGATGGCGTGTACTCGGCGGCGGTGCGGCGCGTGGGCGGTGACACGCATCTGGCCGAGGACGTGGTCCAGCAGGTCTTCGCGGCGTTGGCGCAGAACGCGGCTGCGCTGGTCCGCCATCCTGCGCTCTCGGCCTGGCTGTACGTCAGCACCCGGAACCAGGCGGTGAACGTGGTGCGCCGGGAACGACGGCGCAAAACCCGCGAACTGGAGGCCATGGCCATGCGCGAGAACGAACCCGAAGCCGAGGCGATCGACTGGAGGCGGGTGGCGCCCGTGCTGGATGCGGCGATCGACCAGCTCAACGAGACCGATCGCACGGCAGTCGTCCTGCGCTACATCGAGCGCCGTAGTTTTGCGGAGGTGGGCGCCACCTTGCGAGTGTCGGAAGACGCGGCGCGGATGCGCGTGGATCGCGCGCTGGAGCGCATGCGGCTGAGCCTGCAGCGGGCAGGAGTGTCCTCGACCGCGGCGGCGCTTGGCCTCGTCCTGACGAACCATGCCGTCGGCGCGGCGCCGGTGGGTCTGGCGGCGAGCGTGACGACCGCGGCGCTGACGGCGCCGCCGGTGGCGGCGGCTTCGGGCGCGCTGATCGGGTTTATGAGCACCACCAAAGTGATCGCCGGGGCGGTGGGCATCGCCGCGCTGGTGGCGATCGGCACCGCGACGCGCCAGGCTTATGTCCTGCGCCAGGCCGAACACGCCTTGACGGCCGCCACGCAGGACAACGAGAGCCTCGACACCCGCCGGCAGCTGGCGGTGCGCCGGGCGGTGACGGCGGAGGAGGCGATTACCGGCCTGGACAAATCAATCGCCGACGCCCAGGCGGCGAAGGCCCAGCAGGAGCAGCGGGCAAAACTGCTCGCGGCCGCGACCGGCCGACCCTCGGCGGCGGCGCTGAGTGCGGGGCAGGCGCTGATGGATCGGTATCCCGAGTTGCGCCAAGCGGTGATCGCCTACGCCCGCGCGCAAGTTTACGCCCGGTTCGGACCCTACATGCGGAACCGGAACCTGACTCCGGAGCAGGAGGAGCTCTTCGTGAACTGGATGGTCCTCGACTCGGGGTCGGTCCGCCGGCTCACCGGTCCCGACGGCGAGCCGATCATGCTGGCGGTGCCTGACTGGGGTAATCGCGAAAAGCGCCGGGAAATGGAGCGGACCCTCGGGCAGATGCTCGGGATGGAGGCGGGCCAGGAGCTGCGGACGTTCGTGGAGCAGTACCCGGCCCGCACCCTGGCATCCTCGCTGGCGGGGTCGCTGTACTTCACAGACACGCCGTTGACGGCGGAGCAGAGCACCGCGCTGGTCGCGGCCGTGGCCGAGGCGAGCAAGCTGAACCGGAAAACCGGCTGGAATGGCCAGTACGACTGGGCCGCGGTGCTGCCGAAAGCGAAGCCGGTGTTGTCGGAATCCCAATACGCGGTGCTCACGTCGTATCAGACGCAGCAGGTGTTTGAGGCCAGGATGATGGCAGCGCTGCGCGGGGATGGCGCGGCGGCGCAGGCATCCACCAACCCGAATCGCTGACCCATGAATGCAAAAATCGTGCTTTGGCTGGGCGCCCTGCTGGGTGTCGTGGCGACCCTCACGACCGTGCGGTTGAGCCGTGCGGTGACCGAGAACCGGGCGGGTGCCGCGGTGCTGCAGGAGAAGCGGGTACGACTCGAAACGGAGACGCGGCAGGCCGAGCAGCGGGCGACCGAGGCGGAGCAGCGGCGGGCGGCGCTCGAGGCCGAACTGACGGAAGCCCGTGCGGTGAAACCCCAGGCGACCGCCGCGCCGGCGGCCGCAGCGCGGGAGCGCACGATGCGGGACGTGATCCTGAACGATCCGGCGCTGCAGGCCATGTGGCTCGAGGGCAATCGGGCGCGCGCGGGGCGGACCTACGGCCCGCTGCTGGCGCAGCTCCAGCTTCCGCCAGAGAAGGCCGGGCAGTTCATGGATGCCGTGATGAAGCGGGCGGAGCAGCAGCTGGACCTCGCCGGGACGGCGCAGGCACAGGGCGTGGAAGGCGCGGAAGCGGTGAAAACGCTGGCGCACCAGTTGCAGGAGGAGTGGGTGAACAGCCAACGCGAGCTGCTGGGCGAGGAAGGGTTCGCGCAGTTCAAGGAATTTGAGCGCACCGCGCAGGTGCGCGCGCTTGTCGAAAAGCTGGCGGGCAGCCTGGTGCTGGACGCCGAAAAGCTCACGCCGGCGCAGGCGCAGCAGCTGATGCAGGCGGTGGCCACGGCGACGCCGAAGTATGCCGCGGGTGAGACGGCCGAGCTGACGTCGGTGAACTGGGAGTTGGCCGACGCGCAGGCGCGGCAGATCCTGAGTCCCGCGCAGTTCGCGGCATACGAGCGCGGGGTGCGCCTCGACGTACGCCTGGAGAAGGTGCTCGGCGAGGTCGTCAAAGCGGAAAAGCTGACGCGGAACTAAGGAGTGAAAGTGAGAGTGAGGGTGAAAGTGGGAGCGAAAGTGAGGCGGCGGCGTTGACGGGCCTGGCGGCGTTGCAGGTGGAAAAGTTGCAAGTGGGAAGGTTGAGCGGGCGGCCACGCACACGCCGAAATGGGGTCGGATCTTTGTCTTCCTCTTCCTCTTTCTCTTTCTCTCCGGGGCCGGCCCGAGGGGGCTGAGCGGGCGCGCGAGAATTTCGTAACTTTGACGCGAATTGCCGGGTAATCGGGGGAGCGCCGCGTTGTGCGGGCGCGTCCCCCCACCATGCATTCATTCCTTCAAGATCTGTGTCACTCGTTCCGGCTGCTGGCGCGCACCCCGGGCTTTACGCTCACGGCGGTCCTGATCCTTGCGCTCGGCATCGGCGCGAACACCGCGGTGTTCAGCCTGGTGCAGGAGCTATTGTGGCTGCCGCAGCCGTTCCAGGAGCCGCAGCGGATCGTGCAGCTCTATTCGCAGGACCAAAAGGACCCGCGGAGCTTCCGGCTGTTTTCGTACGGCACGTATCGCGACCTGGCGGCGCAGGACCAGGTGTTTTCGGGGGTGCTGGCGCACAATCTGACGATGGTGGGAATCGGCGAAGGCGGGGAGGCGCGGCGGGGGTTCGCGGCGATCGTGAGCTCGAACTATTTTTCGGTGCTCGGGGTGCCGCTGGCGCAAGGGCGGGCGTTCTCGGCGGAGGAGGAGCAGCCCGGGAGCCGGATCCCGGTGGTGATTGCGAGCCACGCATACTGGCAGCGCACCGGCTTTGATCCGGCGCTGGTGGGCAAGACGGTGCGGGTGAACGAGCGGCTCTACACCGTGGTGGGGATCACGCCGCCGCGGTTCGCGGGCACGATGACGATCATGGGGCCGGAGCTTTATTTCCCCCTCGGCGTGTACGACTGGGTGGCGCGCGGCGCCGCGAACGATGGCCGCGAGGTGCTGAACCAGCGGTCGGCGCACGAGCTCTTCCTGCTTGGGCGGCTGAAGCCCGGCATGAGCGTCGAAGCGGCGCGGCCGGTGCTGGCGACGATGGCGGAGAACCTTGGCCGGAGTCAGCCGGTGGACGAAAAGGAACGCGTGTACTTTGCGGGGCCCCTGCCGCGGCTGAGCACGAGCGTGAGTCCGACGGGGCGCGGCGGGCTGGGCGTGATCGGCGGCCTGCTGCTGGGCATGGCGGGGATCGTGCTCCTGATCTCGTGCCTGAACCTGGCGAACCTGCTGCTGGCGCGCGGGCGGGCGCGGCGGAAGGAGATCGCGGTGCGGCTGGCGCTGGGCGGCAGCCGGGCGCGGATCGTGCGGCAGCTGCTCACCGAAGGCGCAGTGCTGACCCTGCTCGGTGCGGCTGCGGGGCTGTTGTTGGCGCGCTGGGGCACCGACGCGCTCGTGGCTTCGATGGCGGCGCGGGTGCCGCTTGCGCTCTTCTTCCAAGGCGTGACGAACGGGGCGGCCTTTGCCGCGACGCTCGGGTTTGCAGCGCTCGCGACGCTCGGTTTTGCGCTCGGGCCGGCGCTGCGGCTCACCGGGGCGGCGCGGCCGGAGGATTTGAAGGAGCAGCCGGGCGAGGACGCGCCCACGCGGCGGCGCCGGGCCTGGCTGCCGCGGCATCCGCTGGTGGTGGCGCAACTGGCGCTCTCACTCGGGTTGTTGTGCACGGCGGGATTGTTTGTCCGCGGGGCGCTGAAGGCGGCGCGGATCGACACGGGTTTTCGCGCAGACGCGACGCTGCTCGCGGAGCTCGACACGCGGCTCGCGGGGTACGACGAGGGGCGGGCGCTCGACGTGTATCGCGCGCTCGTGGAGCGGCTCGCGGCGCTGCCCGGGGTGGAGGCGGCGAGCGTGGGCTCGGTGGTGCCTTTCGGGGACACAAGCATGGGCCGGGAAGTACGGCGGGCGGGGCTGGTGTTGGAGCCCGCGGCGCGGCCAGCGACGGCGGCCGAAGGCCGTGGCTATCAGGCGCGCTGGTCCAGCGTGGGAGCGGACTATTTCCGGGCCATGGGACTGCCGCTGCTACGCGGGCGGGGTTTCACGTCGGCGGAGGCGGACCAGAAAGGGGCGCCGCGGGTGGTCGTGATCGACGAGGTGCTGGCGCGGGAGCTGTATCCCGACGGCAACGCGCTGGGTCAGCGGGTGGAGTTTGGCGGGCCGGGGCGGAAGCCAAAGCCCGAGGACAGCATGGAGGTGGTGGGCATTGTGCCGGCGACGCGCTGGACGTTTTTCAAGGCTGAGGGCGAGGGGGCGGTCTACGTGCCCTTCGCACAGGGCTTTGAGAGCAACGCGTTCCTGCATGTGCGCGTGGCGGGCGGCGCGCCGGAGGCGGCGCAGGCGTTGAGCGATGTCGTCCGCCGGGAAATCAGGGCGGGCGCGCCGGCGGTGCCGCTGTTTCGCGTGAAGAGTTTTGCGCAGCACCTCGATGGGAGCATCCAGCTTTGGGTGGTGCGCACGGGCGCGGTGCTGTTTGGGAGTTTCGGCGTGCTGGCGTTGCTGCTGGCGGTCGTCGGCGTGTACGGCGTGAAGAGCTACGCGGTGAGTCGGCGCACGCGCGAGATCGGCATCCGGATGGCGCTCGGCGCCGACGGCGCGAAGGTGCGCGCCATGATCCTGCGCGAGGGGGTGGCGACGATCGTGGCCGGACTGGCGCTCGGCGGCTTGCTCGGCGTGGCGCTGGGGCAGGCGTGTCGCGGACTGCTTTACGACGTGAGCGCGATCGATCCGGTGGCGTTTGTGACGGCGATCGTGGTGCTGACTGCCGCGGGTCTTGCCGCCTGCTGGTTCCCCGCGCGTCGCGCCACGCGGATCAGCCCGATGACCGCGCTGCGGACGGAGTGAGATGGCCGGAAGCCGGAGGCCAGAAGCCAGAGGCCCGAAGTCGGAAGCCGGAAGCCGGAAGCCTGAGGTCGGAAGCCGGAAAGCAGACGTCAGAAGACGGAGGACAAAGCCAGAGGCACGCAGTCGGACGACAAACGATAACTCGCCAAATCTGGCTAGTTACGCCCGATAACTCGCCAGAATTGGCTAGTTATCGCATTCGGGCCGGCTGCGGGTCTCTGCCTTTCATTTGGCTGCCCTCCGCTCCCGCCCACTTTCACTCGGCTTCCCGCTGATCTCTGACATCTGACGTTTGACCTCTGATTTCCGGCTTCTGGCTTCAGGCCTCAGGCCTCCGGCTTCGGGCCTCCGGCCTCTGGCTTCCGGCGGCTGCCGCTCACGTGCCGTAGAGGCGGTCGCCGAAATCGCCGAGGCCGGGAAGGATGTATTTCCGGTCGTTGAGCTGGCGGTCGAGGGCGGCGGTGTGGATGGGGGTGCCGGGGTGATGCTTCTCGACCTCGGCGACGCCTTCAGGGGCAGCGACGATGCACACGAGCGTCGGGTTCTTCGCGCCCTGTTCCTTGACGATGGTGAGCGCCTGCACGGCGGAGCCGCCGGTGGCGAGCATCGGGTCGACCAGGAAGACGTGCCGGTTGGAGAGCGGCGGGAGTTTGCAGTAATAGCTGCGGGCGACGGCGGTGGCGTGGTCGCGCTCGAGGCCGATGTAGCCGACGCTCACGTCGGGAAAGAGATCGCTGAACGGCTGCACCATGCCGAGGCCGGCGCGCAGGATGGGCACGACGACGAGGGTTTCGTGGGCGAGTTCGCGGCCCGTCATCCGCTCGAGCGGGGTTTCGATCTCCTTGGCGGAGGTCTCCACGTTGGCGGTGGCCTCGATCGCGAGCAGCATGCTGATCTGGTATGCGAGCGTGCGGAACGTGGCCGGCTTCGTGGTCTTGTCACGCAGGTGCGTGATGATGTGAGCCGCAAGAGGATGATCGAGGACGTTGAGCATGACGGAAGAGGCAGGTTGGACCGGAGTCCGACCGCACGGTGCGCGGGACGCGGTGACGACCGGCCGGCGGCTCCGATGGACGGACAAGGGACGCTCGCGTTATGGCGACGGCGGCGGGGCGCGCCAACCCGCAATTTCGGTGCGGGCGGGGCATTTTGCCCGACGCAATGGGCCATGGCGTCGAATGCGGCGCCTGCGACGGGGCGGCGATGGCGTCAGAGCAGGTCCCGCTCGACCTTGGCCTTGAGGCGGGACTCGAACTCCTTGCGGAGGGATTTGCGCTTGCCGCGCAGGCCGGGCAGCAGCGCGAGCCACTGGTAGGCCTCCTCCCGGAGGTATTTTGGCATCGTGGGCTCGGTCGCCAGCACGCGGTCGAGGGCGCGGACGCACTGGGCGGCGGTTTGCTCGCACACGAGCTGCGCGGTGGCGGAGCCGTGCTGGCCGGCGAGCCGGAGCACGTCGTCGAGGCCGTGATGGCGCAGGCGGCTGCGGTAGAGCGGCAGGCTGGGCACGATCACATGCGCAGTCCGCGGGAAACCGGACGCCATGAGGTTCCACGGGGTGGACCGGGCGTCACCCCCGTGGCGGACGTCGCTGCGGACGAGGACGGCCGGGATGTCGGCAAATTTCGCCATCATGAACTCGACGACGGTGCCGCTATCGAGGTCGGAACCGTCGAAGCAGAACACGGCGAGATCGCAGGCGACGAGGGCGCGGAGCAGTTGGTCGCGGATCGAACGCGAGCCGCGGCCGGGCGGCACGAGGTCCTGGGGCAGCAGGCAGCGAAAACGCCCGTGCGACTTCTCGTAGATGGCCTCGGCGAGCCAGGCGTTGCCGATGAGGTGCTTGAGGTCGAACATCTCGCCGCCGAGATAGACCGTGTAGCTGGGGCGGGTGGCTTTCAGAGTGAAAGTGGAGGAAGTAAAAGTGAGAGTGAGAGTGGGACGGAGGGGGGTGAGACGGAAAGGTCGAGCTTCAGGGTGGGGTGAGGGTGAGCGTGTGAGCGGTCGGGCCGGGGAGGAAGGGGGTGGGTTCGCCGCGGGCCCAGGCCTCGTGGCCGGCGCGGTAGAAAGGCGAAAGCGGATGGCCGCTCTGGCCGCACGGCATGTGGAAGATGCCCTCGGCCTCGTGGCCCGGGGCGACCACGAAGCGCTCGCTGGCACCGTGCTTGGGGCGCTGGACGCGCGGCATGTCGATGTCGCCCGGCTGCGGGTCGGCGGGCATGTCGAGCTTTGAGCGGAGGAACCAGGGCAGCGTGTAGCTGAACGGGTGGCGGATCTCGGCGCGATTGCGGAGGCCCCAGGTGGCGTGCGGCAGGCGCACCTCGGCGCGGTTCAGTTCCGTGATCGTGTCATCGACGGCCGCCACGAGGAGTGCGTCCCACGACGGATATTTGGGGTCGAGAAGGTGGGCGGGTTTCTCCTCGAGGATGCGCCAGACGGCGTCCTCAAGCAGGAGCGAGTTCCACCGGAAGTCCTTGTTGGCGGAGGTGCACGCGGCGAAGGCCGGGGTGAAGACGTGGGTGTAGACGGCGACGCGGAAGAGACGGACGATCGAGTAGCTGATCGCGTCGACGCTGGCGCGGCCCTCCCATTTCTCGGCGTAGCCGCGCAGCGCGCCGCGCACGTCCTTCTCGGCGATCGCTGCGGGGGTGAGGGTGGCCATGAGGAGCTTGTGCCAGCGCTCGAGGAACAAGGCGCGGTCGTCGAGCTGGATGGCGAGCAGGTCGCGCGGGGTGGCCTGCTGCAGGCGGGCAAGATCGTCGCGGAGTTGGGCGGCGCGC comes from the Opitutus sp. ER46 genome and includes:
- a CDS encoding ABC transporter permease, with amino-acid sequence MHSFLQDLCHSFRLLARTPGFTLTAVLILALGIGANTAVFSLVQELLWLPQPFQEPQRIVQLYSQDQKDPRSFRLFSYGTYRDLAAQDQVFSGVLAHNLTMVGIGEGGEARRGFAAIVSSNYFSVLGVPLAQGRAFSAEEEQPGSRIPVVIASHAYWQRTGFDPALVGKTVRVNERLYTVVGITPPRFAGTMTIMGPELYFPLGVYDWVARGAANDGREVLNQRSAHELFLLGRLKPGMSVEAARPVLATMAENLGRSQPVDEKERVYFAGPLPRLSTSVSPTGRGGLGVIGGLLLGMAGIVLLISCLNLANLLLARGRARRKEIAVRLALGGSRARIVRQLLTEGAVLTLLGAAAGLLLARWGTDALVASMAARVPLALFFQGVTNGAAFAATLGFAALATLGFALGPALRLTGAARPEDLKEQPGEDAPTRRRRAWLPRHPLVVAQLALSLGLLCTAGLFVRGALKAARIDTGFRADATLLAELDTRLAGYDEGRALDVYRALVERLAALPGVEAASVGSVVPFGDTSMGREVRRAGLVLEPAARPATAAEGRGYQARWSSVGADYFRAMGLPLLRGRGFTSAEADQKGAPRVVVIDEVLARELYPDGNALGQRVEFGGPGRKPKPEDSMEVVGIVPATRWTFFKAEGEGAVYVPFAQGFESNAFLHVRVAGGAPEAAQALSDVVRREIRAGAPAVPLFRVKSFAQHLDGSIQLWVVRTGAVLFGSFGVLALLLAVVGVYGVKSYAVSRRTREIGIRMALGADGAKVRAMILREGVATIVAGLALGGLLGVALGQACRGLLYDVSAIDPVAFVTAIVVLTAAGLAACWFPARRATRISPMTALRTE
- the upp gene encoding uracil phosphoribosyltransferase, with translation MLNVLDHPLAAHIITHLRDKTTKPATFRTLAYQISMLLAIEATANVETSAKEIETPLERMTGRELAHETLVVVPILRAGLGMVQPFSDLFPDVSVGYIGLERDHATAVARSYYCKLPPLSNRHVFLVDPMLATGGSAVQALTIVKEQGAKNPTLVCIVAAPEGVAEVEKHHPGTPIHTAALDRQLNDRKYILPGLGDFGDRLYGT
- a CDS encoding sigma-70 family RNA polymerase sigma factor — encoded protein: MTGSDAELLQRYVSAGAEEAFAELVRRHIDGVYSAAVRRVGGDTHLAEDVVQQVFAALAQNAAALVRHPALSAWLYVSTRNQAVNVVRRERRRKTRELEAMAMRENEPEAEAIDWRRVAPVLDAAIDQLNETDRTAVVLRYIERRSFAEVGATLRVSEDAARMRVDRALERMRLSLQRAGVSSTAAALGLVLTNHAVGAAPVGLAASVTTAALTAPPVAAASGALIGFMSTTKVIAGAVGIAALVAIGTATRQAYVLRQAEHALTAATQDNESLDTRRQLAVRRAVTAEEAITGLDKSIADAQAAKAQQEQRAKLLAAATGRPSAAALSAGQALMDRYPELRQAVIAYARAQVYARFGPYMRNRNLTPEQEELFVNWMVLDSGSVRRLTGPDGEPIMLAVPDWGNREKRREMERTLGQMLGMEAGQELRTFVEQYPARTLASSLAGSLYFTDTPLTAEQSTALVAAVAEASKLNRKTGWNGQYDWAAVLPKAKPVLSESQYAVLTSYQTQQVFEARMMAALRGDGAAAQASTNPNR
- a CDS encoding nucleoside 2-deoxyribosyltransferase codes for the protein MRFRLSTAPATRPGPAANPPPSSPARPLTRSPSPHPEARPFRLTPLRPTLTLTFTSSTFTLKATRPSYTVYLGGEMFDLKHLIGNAWLAEAIYEKSHGRFRCLLPQDLVPPGRGSRSIRDQLLRALVACDLAVFCFDGSDLDSGTVVEFMMAKFADIPAVLVRSDVRHGGDARSTPWNLMASGFPRTAHVIVPSLPLYRSRLRHHGLDDVLRLAGQHGSATAQLVCEQTAAQCVRALDRVLATEPTMPKYLREEAYQWLALLPGLRGKRKSLRKEFESRLKAKVERDLL
- a CDS encoding sugar-binding domain-containing protein produces the protein MATRSPISRLCALSLVALAVILSSCAGPTDVRAPLPPATQSLAGEWRFALDRADAGVAERWFERALDGRIKLPGILQAQGFGDEIRTDTPWVLMLGDAWWKLQPERLRAKFSQPGHVEVPFLSQPPRHYLGAAWYQRDVEVPAAAAGRRFVLFLERPHWETTVWVDDRAYPAQNSLVAPHVTDLGRLAPGKHRLTVRIDNRQIVRDPRFDGHGPDSHSVSDALGATWNGVVGRIELQSTPLVWLEDVQVFPNVRRRSALVRVRVGNATGEPGAGTVTAGEGTVPVQWDRTGGAADIEVALGADASLWDEFHPALHDVRVVLRTPAGEEERTVRFGLREVAWRDKELLVNGRSVNLRTTHFGGDFPLTGYPATDVETWRRMFRVCQDFGLNGMRFHSWCPPEAAFTAADELGFYLQAECGLWAPFNPGSPYTRYLEEETPRLLQAYGNHASFVLFSPSNEPAGKYVEITPAWAARWYEKDPRRLYSAGTGWGRRPQVTDGPQFAALVEFARQDLRNWSGWFGRDYRAALSDVHIPVLAHEIGQWCAYPDFSVIDAFTGYLQPGNFRIFRHLAEQTGVAGFNHDFVQASGAFQLACYKEEIEANLRTPGLAGYQLLDLRDYLGQGTALIGVVDAFWRPKPYVTAETFRRFNATTVPLARLAERTFTTAETLTADVELYHFGAQPLAEARPYWKVVRADEPAAVVAQGEFATRDVPIGKNLPLGRVSVPLASLRAPAAYRLVVGLAGTTVENDWNVWVYPAHIEPTTPAEVLMTSKWAEAEERLAAGGKVLFIPTAADLPRGRSPEMSRTPVFWNIQMTVRPPRNPKPQFDAMLGLLCQPGHPALAGFPTGIGCDWQWTPLIDGVRSVNLTEAPRALRPIVATIDDWNRNWRLGVIFEAQVGGGRLLVCTIDVGAADAPVGARQLRRSLLDYMAGDAFRPAASLTLEDVRALWRPAPEAGEVDQREFDPDLNDGRRRAVPGA